A DNA window from Aspergillus nidulans FGSC A4 chromosome I contains the following coding sequences:
- a CDS encoding hexose transporter mstE (transcript_id=CADANIAT00007179), with product MGVDIKGLFKPKAEQQEHSQATTPSRTDSIAEKDNGIIDDSPVKYLTWRSFILGIVVSMGGFIFGYSTGQISGFTTMADFKKRFAERQANGEYVFSNVRNGLIVGLLCIGTMIGALVAAPIADRIGRKLSMSFWSIIHIVGIIIQIATDSNWVQIAMGRWVAGLGVGALSSVVPMYQSEAAPRQVRGAMISAFQLFVAFGIFISYIINYGTESIQSTASWRITMGIGFAWPLILGLGALFLPESPRYAYRLGRIDEARKVMAKLYGVEVNHRVVVQEMKDMKDKLEEERAAGVAPWHEVVTGPRMLYRTLLGIALQSLQQLSGANFIFYYGNSIFTSTGLNNSYVTQIILGAVNFGMTLPGLYIVEHFGRRASLMVGGAWMAICFYIWASVGNSVLDLDNPQNTPKAGAAMIVFTCFFIAGFATTWGPIVWSICSEMYPNRSRATSIGIATCANWTWNFLISFFTPFISGSIHFAYGYVFASCCVVGVLIVFFFVNETQGRTLEEVDTMYVLHVVPWKSASWVPDESIVRDLHPGSDANKTEGLGQAEHGEESRPEPVEIRE from the exons ATGGGTGTGGACATCAAGGGCCTCTTCAAGCCCAAAGCTGAACAACAAGAACACTCCCAAGCCACAACGCCTTCAAGGACCGACTCAATTGCGGAGAAGGACAATGGCATCATCGACGACAGCCCTGTCAAGTACCTAACATGGCGGTCATTCATCCTGGGTATCGTTGTGTCCATGGGTGGTTTCATCTTCGGTTACTCTACTG GTCAAATTTCCGGCTTCACAACAATGGCAGATTTCAAGAAGCGCTTCGCCGAGCGCCAAGCAAACGGCGAGTACGTCTTCAGCAACGTCCGCAACGGTCTAATCGTCGGTCTTCTCTGCATTGGAACCATGATCGGAgccctcgtcgccgcccCCATCGCCGACCGCATTGGCCGCAAACTCTCCATGTCCTTCTGGTCGATCATCCACATCGTCGGTATCATTATCCAGATCGCCACTGACTCCAACTGGGTCCAGATTGCCATGGGCCGTTGGGTTGCCGGTCTCGGTGTCGGTGCCCTCTCCAGCGTCGTCCCCATGTACCAATCCGAAGCTGCACCCCGCCAGGTCCGTGGTGCCATGATCTCGGccttccagcttttcgtCGCCTTTGGTATCTTCATCTCTTATATCATCAACTACGGTACCGAGTCGATCCAATCCACTGCCTCGTGGAGAATCACCATGGGCATCGGTTTCGCTTGGCCACTGATCTTAGGTCTCGGAGCTCTTTTCCTGCCCGAGTCCCCCCGTTACGCTTACCGTCTTGGCCGTATTGACGAGGCCCGCAAGgtcatggccaagctctaTGGTGTTGAGGTTAACCACCGCGTTGTCGTCCAAGAAATGAAGGACATGAAGGAtaagctcgaggaggagcgcgctgctggtgttgctCCCTGGCACGAGGTTGTGACTGGCCCCCGTATGCTCTATCGTACTCTTCTTGGTATTGCTCTGCAGTccctgcagcagctctcTGGCGCAAACTTCATCTTCTACTACGGTAACTCCATTTTCACCTCCACCGGTCTCAACAACAGTTACGTCACCCAGATCATTCTTGGTGCCGTTAACTTCGGTATGACCCTGCCTGGTCTGTACATTGTCGAGCACTTTGGTCGCCGTGCTAGTCTGATGGTCGGTGGTGCCTGGATGGCCATCTGCTTCTACATCTGGGCTTCTG TGGGCAACTccgttcttgatcttgacAACCCGCAGAACACCCCCAAGGCCGGAGCCGCCATGATCGTGTTCAcctgcttcttcatcgccggTTTCGCCACCACATG GGGTCCCATCGTCTGGTCCATCTGCTCTGAGATGTACCCCAACCGCAGCCGCGCCACAAGCATTGGCATTGCCACTTGTGCCAACTGGACATGGAACTTCctgatctccttcttcaccccATTTATCTCAGGCTCCATCCACTTTGCCTACGGCTACGTGTTTGCCTCCTGCTGTGTTGTTGGTGTCCTtatcgtcttcttcttcgtcaacgagaCCCAGGGCCGTACCCTCGAGGAAGTCGACACCATGTATGTCTTGCATGTTGTCCCCTGGAAGAGTGCTTCCTGGGTTCCCGATGAGAGCATCGTCCGTGATCTCCACCCTGGTTCCGATGCTAACAAGACTGAGGGCCTTGGGCAGGCGGAGCATGGTGAGGAGAGCAGGCCGGAGCCTGTGGAGATTCGGGAGTGA
- a CDS encoding ketoreductase (transcript_id=CADANIAT00007178), with protein MEYLKDISSSLSGWEFNFAPGWQSVTASVLLVAGGWFVVSRVWTFLRVLTSLFVLPGKSLRSFGPKGSWAIVTGASDGLGKEFALQIARAGYNIVLVSRTASKLTALTDEITSKYPSVQTKMLAMDFARNLDEDYEKLKALIQDLDVAILINNVGKSHSIPVPFALTPEDELADIITINCMGTLRVTQLVVPGMTQRKRGLILTMGSFGGLVPSPLLATYSGSKAFLQQWSTALGSELQPYGITVELVQAYLITSAMSKIRKTSALIPNPRAFVKATLSKIGNNGGSPGYAYSSSPYWSHGLVAYLATCVINPMSKWLANQNKAMHESIRKRALRKAERENAKKSS; from the exons ATGGAATACTTGAAGGATATCTCGTCGTCCCTTTCGGGCTGGGAGTTCAACTTTGCTCCTGGTTGGCAGAGCGTGACAGCCTCAGTGCTGCTCGTGGCTGGAGGCTGGTTTGTTGTCTCCAGGGTTTGGACCTTCCTCAGGGTCTTGACCAGTCTGTTCGTTCTTCCCGGAAAATCG CTCCGCTCATTTGGCCCTAAGGGTAGCTGGGCAATTGTTACAGGTGCCTCGGATGGTTTGGGCAAAGAATTCGCCCTCCAGATCGCTCGCGCTGGCTACAACATCGTCCTCGTTTCACGAACTGCTTCCAAGCTAACCGCCTTGACCGATGAGATTACGTCTAAATACCCCTCGGTCCAGACCAAGATGCTGGCGATGGATTTTGCTCGCAACTTGGACGAGGACTACGAAAAGCTAAAGGCCCTCATTCAAGACCTAGACGTAGCTATCTTGATCAACAATGTTGGAAAGAGTCACAGCATCCCGGTTCCTTTCGCCCTGACCCCGGAGGACGAGTTGGCGgacatcatcaccatcaactgCATGGGTACTTTGCGGGTTACGCAACTGGTTGTTCCAGGCATGACCCAACGCAAGCGAGGATTGATTCTGACCATGGGTTCTTTTGGTGGTCtcgttccatctcctctccttGCTACCTACTCCGGAAGCAAGGCTTTCCTTCAGCAGTGGTCCACAGCTCTTGGTTCAGAACTCCAGCCGTACGGCATTACTGTTGAGCTGGTGCAGGCCTATCTCATTACCTCCGCCATGTCCAAGATTCGCAAGACCAGTGCCTTAATCCCTAACCCGCGTGCGTTTGTCAAGGCGACATTGTCCAAGATTGGCAACAATGGCGGTTCCCCAGGCTACGCATACAGTTCCTCCCCATACTGGAGTCACGGATTGGTCGCATACCTTGCGACATGCGTGATCAACCCGATGAGCAAATGGCTCGCAAACCAAAACAAGGCTATGCACGAGTCGATCCGCAAGCGGGCTCTGCGCAAGGCAGAACGTGAGAACGCGaagaagagttcttga